The Schistocerca cancellata isolate TAMUIC-IGC-003103 chromosome 4, iqSchCanc2.1, whole genome shotgun sequence genome contains a region encoding:
- the LOC126184150 gene encoding uncharacterized protein LOC126184150 translates to MAKRKYGKKTNMGKTQIWQNRKYGKIANMAKMQIWHNRKNGKIAKMAKKANMAKTQIWQKDKYGKNANMAKKQIWLKGKYGKNAKMVKTQLWEKRKYGKNANMAKTQTWQKRKYGKNAIMGKRKHGKIANMRKSQIWEKRKYGKNANMGKTQIWEKTQIWEERKYGK, encoded by the coding sequence atggcaaaacgcaaatatgggaaaaaaacaaatatgggaaaaacgcaaatatggcaaaatcgcaaatatggcaaaatcgcaaatatggcaaaaatgcaaatatggcacaatcgcaaaaatggcaaaatcgcaaaaatggcaaaaaaggcaaatatggcaaaaacgcaaatatggcaaaaagacaaatatggcaaaaacgcaaatatggcaaagaagcaaatatggctaaaaggcaaatatggcaaaaatgcgaaAATGgtaaaaacgcaactatgggaaaaacgcaaatatgggaaaaacgcaaatatggcaaaaacgcaaacatggcaaaaacgaaaatatggcaaaaacgcaattatgggaaaacgtaaacatgggaaaatcgcaaatatgcgaaaatcgcaaatatgggaaaaacgcaaatatgggaaaaacgcaaatatgggaaaaacgcaaatatgggaaaaaacgcaaatatgggaagaacgcaaatatgggaaataa